A single window of Shewanella sp. Choline-02u-19 DNA harbors:
- a CDS encoding M14 family metallopeptidase, whose amino-acid sequence MNSSQHYPIGSTGQKWSDADKLAWLAMQSVKRSYQEQVLSKVLALGEQFTLEQYGALSCDEAKYPLYALKSHNWQPTKPIILVTGGVHGYETSGVQGAIRFMETKAQAYAEHFNIVLIPCVSPWGYETINRWNPGAIDPNRSFYQDSPAEESAAVLNYLASINADIFAHIDLHETTDTDNSEFRPALAARDAVVHDNWSIPDGFYLVGDTINPQPAFQKAMIAAVEQVTHIAPADDSGKLIGVKLAQFGVINYATKALGLCAGLSGATYVSTTEVYPDSPLVDDEKCIIAQVAAITGGLDYLLTL is encoded by the coding sequence ATGAACTCTTCACAACACTACCCTATAGGCTCAACCGGACAGAAATGGAGCGATGCTGATAAGTTAGCTTGGCTTGCTATGCAGTCAGTAAAGCGCTCATATCAAGAGCAAGTACTGAGTAAAGTGCTGGCACTAGGGGAACAATTCACCCTAGAGCAATATGGTGCGCTGTCGTGTGATGAGGCTAAATATCCTTTGTATGCGCTAAAGAGTCATAACTGGCAGCCGACAAAACCGATTATTTTGGTCACCGGCGGCGTACATGGTTACGAGACGAGCGGTGTGCAAGGGGCTATTCGTTTTATGGAGACAAAAGCGCAAGCTTACGCTGAACATTTTAATATCGTACTCATTCCCTGTGTTAGCCCTTGGGGTTACGAGACTATTAACCGCTGGAACCCAGGTGCTATAGATCCAAATCGCTCATTTTATCAAGACAGCCCAGCAGAAGAGTCTGCGGCTGTACTGAACTACTTGGCATCAATTAATGCAGACATTTTTGCTCATATTGATTTGCATGAAACGACAGATACTGATAATAGCGAGTTTAGACCGGCGTTAGCCGCACGAGATGCCGTAGTGCATGATAATTGGAGTATCCCTGATGGGTTTTATCTCGTTGGTGACACCATTAACCCACAACCTGCTTTTCAAAAGGCGATGATTGCTGCAGTCGAACAAGTGACTCATATTGCTCCTGCTGATGACAGTGGCAAGCTGATTGGTGTTAAACTGGCACAGTTTGGTGTAATTAATTATGCCACCAAGGCATTGGGGCTGTGTGCTGGCTTAAGCGGTGCAACATATGTATCAACGACAGAAGTGTACCCAGATAGTCCACTGGTGGATGACGAGAAGTGTATTATCGCTCAGGTTGCGGCGATCACCGGTGGTTTGGATTATTTGTTGACACTTTAA
- a CDS encoding DUF4785 domain-containing protein, protein MNILTSALVTITAGVLFAGCQSDEPQATESKQSMEVSTKLFTLATPQVGDLIIGEVQSPVLDAINSSRDSISFVNVNPSEQALLLPSSTSSSQSDEFWMTVSGAELNKGVKLAISQPSSIIRVAPRADNRSGSIIKSQSISPEQIQLQKVGAKTDKSVSYIKSLTDADALATAGLDDNSSALTLSKNATAGIYKLRVVQSLDQGGQYLVNVKEKGSPYQLTLSSINRVASDVSSMPLSLSLSNSQSELQPQASLKHADGKIQTLDLKLVNGQWQAKLPTASKMPESNLGLSEIQVNIQTQVNGQAVFRTVKTAFKQFVPTAKLNSSVESQWQDQVPKLLIFDVAVEHEGRFGINAALTGTDELGNDKLILTTQSANWLTSKSSQITLNLDASVIKASGLKAPFKIKSLELVDQGQMARLSYLQQALIMRL, encoded by the coding sequence ATGAATATATTAACAAGTGCTTTGGTGACAATCACCGCAGGGGTTCTTTTTGCCGGCTGTCAGAGTGATGAACCGCAAGCCACAGAGTCAAAGCAGAGTATGGAAGTAAGTACTAAGCTGTTTACGCTCGCTACGCCACAAGTAGGAGATCTTATTATTGGCGAGGTTCAGAGCCCAGTTTTAGATGCAATCAATAGTAGCCGGGATTCAATTAGTTTCGTTAACGTCAATCCTAGTGAGCAAGCGTTACTATTACCCTCGTCGACTTCCAGTAGTCAAAGTGATGAGTTTTGGATGACGGTGTCGGGGGCAGAACTCAATAAAGGGGTTAAACTAGCCATAAGCCAGCCGTCAAGCATTATCAGAGTTGCCCCAAGAGCGGATAATCGCTCTGGAAGTATCATTAAAAGCCAGTCGATATCACCAGAGCAGATTCAGCTACAAAAAGTGGGTGCTAAAACTGACAAGTCTGTATCGTATATCAAGTCATTAACGGATGCAGATGCATTGGCTACTGCAGGGCTAGATGATAATTCAAGTGCACTCACATTATCAAAAAATGCCACAGCTGGGATATATAAGCTAAGGGTAGTGCAATCGCTTGATCAAGGTGGCCAATATTTAGTGAATGTGAAAGAGAAGGGATCTCCCTATCAGCTAACGTTATCGAGTATTAACCGTGTAGCAAGTGACGTATCAAGTATGCCGCTGTCTCTTAGTTTAAGTAATAGCCAGTCGGAGCTACAGCCGCAAGCAAGTTTGAAGCATGCAGATGGAAAAATTCAGACTTTAGATTTGAAGCTGGTCAATGGTCAATGGCAGGCTAAGTTACCGACAGCATCTAAGATGCCAGAGAGTAATTTAGGCTTGAGTGAAATCCAAGTAAACATTCAAACCCAAGTGAATGGCCAAGCCGTTTTTAGAACGGTAAAAACGGCTTTTAAGCAATTTGTACCGACGGCGAAGCTCAATAGCTCTGTAGAAAGTCAGTGGCAAGATCAAGTGCCAAAGCTGTTGATATTTGATGTTGCAGTAGAGCACGAGGGCCGATTTGGTATAAATGCTGCACTGACAGGCACGGACGAACTTGGCAATGACAAGCTTATTCTGACGACGCAATCAGCCAATTGGTTAACCTCTAAGTCATCTCAAATAACCCTAAATCTTGATGCGAGTGTCATTAAGGCGTCGGGGTTAAAAGCACCTTTTAAGATAAAGTCGCTAGAACTTGTGGATCAAGGACAGATGGCGAGGTTGAGCTATCTGCAGCAAGCGCTAATAATGCGTCTATAA
- a CDS encoding toxin-antitoxin system YwqK family antitoxin, whose protein sequence is MMKYLLVPLLCLSFSASALNVDSIDIRAGMVYQENTDMLLTGTYNQKRSNGKLKKKVNYRNGLKSGLSTKYYSSGTVETEYSYKDGNKSGEYRAFFKNGYAEEIGYYRGDIKHGEFTQYSKKSSDLKVSQTHYSDGHKNGLKREWYKSGELKEAIGYLNDKKDGVKVEYANNGSLESKTEYKLGEKQGKEQEWYSNGSLKEEKNYLHDEKHGTVVKYYDNGKKKSEVEYEYGKKVSKVVKWKKNGQLKD, encoded by the coding sequence ATGATGAAGTATCTTTTAGTGCCCCTTTTATGTTTGAGCTTTAGTGCATCGGCGCTCAATGTAGATAGTATCGATATTCGCGCTGGAATGGTTTACCAAGAAAACACGGATATGTTGCTTACAGGCACTTATAATCAAAAACGTAGCAACGGAAAGCTTAAGAAAAAAGTTAATTATCGTAATGGTCTAAAATCTGGCTTGAGCACAAAGTATTACAGTAGTGGCACAGTTGAGACCGAATATAGCTATAAGGATGGTAATAAGAGTGGTGAATACCGTGCATTTTTTAAGAATGGTTATGCTGAGGAAATAGGGTATTACCGTGGTGATATAAAGCATGGTGAATTCACTCAGTATTCAAAAAAGTCGAGTGATTTAAAAGTAAGCCAGACTCACTATAGTGACGGCCACAAAAATGGCTTGAAACGTGAGTGGTATAAAAGTGGTGAGTTAAAAGAAGCTATTGGTTACCTCAATGATAAAAAAGATGGCGTAAAAGTTGAGTATGCTAACAATGGTTCATTAGAGAGCAAAACCGAATATAAGTTGGGTGAAAAGCAAGGGAAAGAGCAAGAGTGGTACAGCAACGGTAGCCTCAAAGAGGAAAAGAATTACTTACATGATGAGAAACATGGCACCGTAGTCAAATATTATGACAATGGCAAAAAGAAGAGCGAAGTTGAATACGAATATGGTAAAAAAGTGAGTAAGGTTGTTAAGTGGAAAAAAAATGGCCAACTGAAAGACTAA
- a CDS encoding LysR family transcriptional regulator: MRLKTTLDQWLTLFEIDKAGSIQAAAATLNKSHTTLIYSVRKLEDQLGVPLLKVEGRRSILTDDGKSLLRRAQSMLEQAKALEEISTQLAQGTESELTVAIDHLCDRRWLYAPMAEFFKQNHTTSIQVVETSLSKTQEMVTNESADISIITLPITNHPSETFGMASMLPVVAKSHPLAEKLNPCLADLSATRQIVIRDLGHHAKQDVGWLKSNQRITVDNFDHAWQATKQGLGYCRLPRHIIEKHNDNDIKILRVEHSNQYQVPLHLTLPKGAKTGPAAQELYQLMLASASHRS, from the coding sequence ATGAGATTAAAGACAACCTTAGATCAGTGGTTAACATTATTTGAAATTGATAAAGCGGGTAGCATTCAAGCGGCTGCGGCGACATTGAATAAAAGCCATACCACGTTAATTTATTCGGTGAGAAAACTAGAAGATCAATTGGGAGTGCCGTTACTCAAAGTAGAGGGACGCAGGTCTATACTCACTGATGATGGAAAATCATTGCTTCGAAGAGCGCAATCTATGCTTGAACAAGCCAAAGCTCTTGAGGAGATAAGTACTCAACTCGCCCAAGGGACCGAGTCAGAATTAACAGTTGCTATCGATCATCTATGTGATCGCCGATGGCTATACGCACCGATGGCTGAATTCTTTAAGCAAAACCACACAACATCAATTCAAGTGGTAGAAACATCATTGTCAAAAACACAAGAGATGGTCACTAACGAAAGTGCCGATATTTCTATTATCACTTTGCCTATAACTAACCACCCGTCAGAAACATTTGGGATGGCTAGCATGTTACCCGTTGTGGCCAAAAGCCACCCGTTAGCCGAGAAGCTTAACCCCTGTTTAGCAGATCTCAGTGCCACTAGGCAGATTGTGATCCGAGACTTAGGCCATCACGCTAAGCAAGATGTCGGCTGGCTAAAGTCGAACCAGCGCATTACCGTCGATAATTTTGATCATGCGTGGCAAGCAACAAAGCAAGGCTTAGGCTATTGCCGTTTACCTCGACACATAATCGAAAAACATAATGATAATGATATAAAGATCCTTAGGGTTGAGCATTCAAATCAATACCAAGTTCCCTTGCACCTGACTTTACCTAAAGGTGCTAAAACAGGCCCCGCTGCTCAAGAGTTGTATCAACTCATGCTTGCTTCTGCAAGTCATAGATCTTAA
- a CDS encoding monooxygenase, with amino-acid sequence MNTLLQVDFDYTGPFGDEMAAMLTDLAESINNEAGMIWKIWTENQQDKLGGGIYLFEDEITARAYLEMHSVRLNKMGIENIRGLVLAVNPLLSNINKGPIA; translated from the coding sequence ATGAACACATTATTACAAGTTGACTTTGATTATACAGGACCCTTTGGTGACGAAATGGCAGCAATGCTGACAGATCTTGCTGAGTCGATTAACAATGAAGCCGGCATGATCTGGAAAATCTGGACAGAAAACCAACAAGATAAACTTGGTGGTGGGATCTATTTGTTCGAAGATGAAATCACAGCCCGTGCTTATCTAGAAATGCATTCAGTTCGCTTAAATAAGATGGGTATTGAAAATATTAGAGGGCTGGTTTTAGCGGTAAATCCCTTACTTTCAAACATAAATAAAGGGCCTATTGCTTAG
- a CDS encoding VOC family protein, translating to MTYEQLSQSWPSFSQSITAFIGELGLDTLNLECDHSALRVNTTGTANELLNQFSKHGNIISDNMINGRPILIIELDVPLMLNDIEIHCVELPYPGEKTYPQQGWEHVELVFKCDAIDCESLSQQLVSAVPTIAPIIAGTTDIKVKQSSPKGDKERLANPTIAFKKNGLCVKVHPHGIKAVIASEA from the coding sequence ATGACATACGAGCAATTAAGCCAAAGTTGGCCGAGCTTCAGCCAATCAATTACCGCCTTTATCGGTGAACTGGGACTAGACACACTTAATCTAGAGTGCGACCACAGCGCTTTACGCGTCAATACCACAGGCACAGCGAATGAGCTACTAAATCAATTTTCAAAACACGGTAATATCATCTCTGACAACATGATCAATGGCAGGCCCATTTTGATTATTGAGCTTGATGTACCACTCATGCTAAATGATATAGAGATCCATTGTGTTGAACTGCCTTACCCTGGTGAAAAAACATACCCACAACAGGGTTGGGAACATGTCGAGCTGGTATTTAAGTGCGATGCCATTGATTGTGAGTCGTTAAGCCAACAGCTCGTTAGTGCCGTGCCAACAATTGCGCCTATCATTGCCGGTACAACCGATATTAAGGTGAAGCAGAGTTCGCCAAAGGGCGATAAAGAGCGACTCGCTAACCCTACTATCGCCTTTAAGAAGAATGGTCTGTGCGTAAAGGTTCACCCCCACGGAATAAAAGCGGTGATAGCGTCTGAAGCCTAG
- a CDS encoding L,D-transpeptidase family protein, with protein sequence MLKVTLLLCSLIPSLSFASDKADLVVVTKSTASLSLLSQGKIFKSYRIAMGDNPVGHKLTEGDQRTPEGRYLLDYKKSDSAYYRSIHISYPNDEDKLRADALGIQPGGQIMIHGENPHSNLSPKEAQNYNWTDGCIAVTNAEMDELWRAIDAGTPIEIWP encoded by the coding sequence ATGCTTAAAGTAACACTGCTGTTGTGTAGCCTAATTCCAAGCCTCTCATTCGCTAGCGACAAAGCCGATTTAGTCGTCGTCACCAAATCAACAGCAAGCTTATCATTATTAAGCCAAGGCAAGATTTTCAAATCCTATCGAATAGCAATGGGCGATAACCCCGTAGGACATAAACTGACCGAAGGCGATCAACGCACCCCTGAAGGCCGTTATTTACTCGATTACAAAAAGTCAGACAGCGCCTACTATCGTTCAATTCATATCTCCTACCCTAATGATGAAGACAAATTACGCGCTGATGCTTTAGGAATTCAGCCAGGAGGACAGATAATGATCCATGGTGAGAACCCCCATTCAAACCTGAGTCCAAAAGAGGCACAAAATTACAATTGGACCGATGGCTGCATCGCTGTGACCAATGCTGAAATGGATGAGTTATGGCGTGCGATTGACGCGGGTACTCCAATCGAAATCTGGCCTTAG
- a CDS encoding ion transporter yields the protein MVNETDSESLFKLKLRRIIFGTDTPAGRFFDISLIVCIILSVMLVFLDTVGHIHQKYGEIIIVLEWGFTLIFTVEYLLRLYCSASPLSYAKSFYGVVDLLSILPTYLALVFPGANFTMVIRVLRLFRIFRVFKLLRYLSEGNILLRAMIQSSRKVFLFFFSVSLIVVVLSSIMYVVEGPNNGFTSIPKSIYWTIVTITTVGYGDITPGTNLGQAIAAFTMLLGYSIIAIPTGILTAEISQEIGRSKDLRRCSNCLKVGHDNSALYCDKCGSELETDI from the coding sequence ATGGTAAATGAAACGGATTCAGAAAGCTTATTTAAGCTTAAACTTCGTCGAATAATTTTTGGAACTGATACCCCCGCAGGCCGCTTTTTCGATATCAGTTTAATCGTCTGTATTATCCTTAGCGTGATGTTGGTTTTTCTTGATACCGTTGGACATATCCATCAAAAATATGGCGAGATAATTATTGTCTTAGAGTGGGGCTTTACCCTCATTTTTACAGTGGAATATTTACTGCGTTTATATTGTTCAGCCAGTCCGCTAAGTTACGCTAAAAGCTTTTATGGGGTAGTGGACCTGTTATCTATACTACCGACTTACTTAGCGTTAGTATTCCCTGGTGCCAATTTTACTATGGTGATCAGAGTCTTAAGGTTATTTAGAATATTTAGAGTATTCAAGCTTTTACGCTATTTAAGTGAAGGTAATATACTGTTACGAGCAATGATACAATCGAGCCGTAAAGTCTTTCTGTTTTTCTTCTCAGTCAGTTTAATCGTCGTGGTGTTAAGTTCAATCATGTATGTTGTTGAAGGCCCCAATAATGGCTTTACTTCAATTCCAAAATCTATCTACTGGACCATCGTCACCATTACCACGGTTGGCTATGGCGACATTACCCCAGGTACTAACTTAGGGCAGGCAATTGCCGCATTTACGATGCTGTTGGGTTACTCCATTATTGCTATTCCTACGGGTATTCTCACCGCGGAGATCTCTCAAGAGATAGGGAGAAGTAAAGATTTACGCCGTTGCAGTAATTGTTTGAAAGTGGGGCACGACAACAGTGCATTGTATTGTGATAAGTGTGGTAGCGAACTTGAAACGGATATTTAG
- a CDS encoding MATE family efflux transporter translates to MAVAKFVQGSILRHILTMSSTAAVGISALFVVDLLDMFFLSLLGEQELAAAVGYAGTISFFTTSIGIGLSIALGALVSRSIGAKEMKKAKRLLLNSAVVTLLISIVVAISVFLFIPELLSLVGATGKTAELAADYLYILVPSLPLICLAMALGSALRAVGDAKLSMISTLVGGGVNAIFDPIFIFMFAMGIEGAAVASVLARLAVLLVAARGVMVKHNLFGRFNKEHFIADLKPIFAIAGPAMLTNVATPIGNAVVTRAIADFGDSYVAGWAVLGRLIPVSFGMIFALSGAVGPIVGQNYGAHEFGRVKESLTRAIQFCSAYVVVVSVLLFLSRNQIVNVFDMKGDAAELILFFCSYIAIFFIFSGVLFVANASFNNLGKAKYSTLFNVGKATIGTIPFVYFGAKWGGVYGVLVGQAIGSIIFGVLGVLMAYRLVDKVRGLTEGQTKTSGVPQTAEVISEFDEELSLSSQSPLSSSCANMAMVTEEQDCEASNEIAELIGVKGKGPSTK, encoded by the coding sequence ATGGCAGTAGCCAAGTTTGTACAAGGATCGATTCTGCGGCATATTTTGACGATGAGTTCAACGGCTGCCGTTGGCATATCTGCGCTGTTTGTGGTCGATTTGCTGGATATGTTTTTCTTGAGTTTATTGGGTGAACAAGAGCTTGCCGCCGCCGTGGGCTATGCAGGCACCATTTCATTTTTTACGACCTCTATTGGTATCGGGTTATCCATTGCTCTGGGCGCTCTAGTGTCACGCTCTATTGGCGCTAAAGAGATGAAAAAGGCCAAGCGTTTGTTACTTAATAGCGCAGTGGTCACTTTGTTGATCAGCATCGTCGTGGCTATCAGTGTCTTTCTTTTTATTCCCGAGCTGCTGAGCCTTGTGGGCGCAACCGGTAAAACCGCGGAACTAGCAGCTGATTACCTCTATATATTAGTGCCTTCATTACCGCTAATTTGCTTGGCAATGGCGCTAGGTAGCGCCTTAAGAGCCGTTGGTGATGCAAAATTATCGATGATATCAACGTTAGTCGGCGGTGGCGTTAACGCGATCTTTGACCCTATTTTTATCTTTATGTTTGCTATGGGAATAGAAGGTGCCGCAGTGGCTTCTGTTTTAGCCCGCTTGGCGGTACTCCTGGTGGCAGCAAGAGGGGTAATGGTTAAGCATAATTTATTTGGTCGCTTTAATAAGGAGCATTTTATTGCCGACTTAAAGCCTATTTTTGCGATAGCGGGACCCGCAATGCTCACCAACGTTGCAACACCAATTGGTAATGCTGTTGTGACACGTGCGATTGCTGATTTTGGTGACAGTTATGTTGCGGGTTGGGCGGTATTAGGCAGGTTAATACCGGTTTCATTCGGGATGATTTTTGCCTTATCGGGTGCTGTGGGACCGATTGTAGGACAAAATTATGGTGCTCATGAGTTTGGACGGGTGAAGGAGTCATTGACCCGTGCGATTCAGTTCTGTAGCGCCTATGTCGTGGTGGTCTCAGTATTGCTATTTTTAAGCCGTAATCAAATCGTCAACGTGTTCGACATGAAAGGTGATGCCGCAGAATTGATTTTATTCTTTTGTAGTTATATTGCGATATTTTTCATTTTTTCGGGGGTATTGTTTGTCGCAAACGCTTCATTTAATAACTTAGGTAAAGCTAAGTATTCGACGTTATTTAATGTTGGTAAAGCAACGATTGGGACTATCCCATTTGTGTATTTCGGGGCTAAGTGGGGTGGAGTTTACGGAGTACTTGTGGGCCAAGCTATAGGCTCGATTATCTTTGGTGTGCTTGGTGTGTTAATGGCTTATCGTTTAGTGGATAAAGTAAGAGGTCTTACCGAAGGACAGACTAAAACGAGTGGCGTGCCGCAGACTGCTGAAGTGATAAGTGAGTTTGATGAGGAATTAAGTTTAAGTAGCCAAAGTCCGTTGTCTTCTTCATGTGCAAATATGGCAATGGTGACAGAAGAGCAGGATTGTGAAGCAAGTAATGAAATCGCTGAGCTTATTGGTGTGAAAGGCAAGGGCCCATCAACCAAGTAA
- a CDS encoding DUF2986 domain-containing protein: protein MNKKQKMIKMTAKRAKARLNKHTPPTIKKYVSKAERAENLAKLEAEELAAQSATATEVSIDTSETDATPTS from the coding sequence ATGAACAAAAAACAGAAAATGATCAAAATGACGGCGAAGCGTGCCAAGGCTCGTTTAAATAAGCACACTCCTCCTACGATCAAAAAATACGTATCTAAGGCTGAACGTGCTGAGAATTTAGCTAAGCTTGAAGCTGAAGAATTAGCAGCACAGAGCGCTACCGCGACTGAAGTATCTATCGATACTAGTGAAACGGATGCCACACCAACCAGCTAA
- the yqfB gene encoding N(4)-acetylcytidine aminohydrolase: protein MQTITFFQRFENDILAGRKTITLRDKSESHFEAGQTVNVANLETATCYGQLHILSVAWVKFDDLNLLHAQQENMTLVELKTLIREIYPEIQALYQINFKLL, encoded by the coding sequence ATGCAAACGATCACTTTTTTCCAACGTTTTGAGAATGATATTCTGGCAGGTCGTAAGACAATCACTTTAAGAGATAAAAGTGAGTCTCACTTTGAAGCTGGCCAAACCGTTAATGTGGCCAATTTAGAAACCGCAACTTGTTACGGTCAGCTACACATTCTAAGCGTTGCTTGGGTTAAGTTTGACGACTTAAACTTGTTGCATGCCCAGCAGGAAAATATGACTCTGGTAGAGTTAAAGACCTTAATTAGAGAGATCTATCCAGAAATCCAAGCGCTTTATCAAATTAACTTTAAATTGCTATAG